Proteins encoded together in one Hylaeus volcanicus isolate JK05 chromosome 3, UHH_iyHylVolc1.0_haploid, whole genome shotgun sequence window:
- the LOC128873106 gene encoding uncharacterized protein LOC128873106 isoform X1, whose product MQTLRKKNSPRKFKFEPTRFLGEGVSFKAKLIGILEVSEASGDRMCQEALADLKMAIRAAGEHKQRISIQVSIDGVRLRDEKSGDCLYHHPVHKISFIAQDTSDSRAFGYIFGSPDTGHRFFGIKTDKAASQVAIAMNDLFQVVFELKKKEIELTKQHLEQNAISVIKFHTRGIFTEPTPDTKGAAGTESSLHRAKSTNPEVDKQPEKRNESQSGVIADLLDLQFELNSLQQGIHHMDKITPENPPPSADSLFEPDPFGDSFANMKLEDTVRPILPPPPSGSKRGHLERQATIPGPQSSVTSSPATTLTSKTPPLQGSVQWFDKDAENLFSDNEVTSSAKSTPVKKEQDEAQAQAKSPQIDVFTELDPLGTGLIKPYVDKKDFFQHLKNPPKKVLKDLVSTNSADTFPTNFSGGSDSADSENQVRNDLLSTDSQFDDSNFANFDRFDETEAVQPAFGRSESSRRTETGPKSAQHQPLSVSLPPEESSATSAPAISLGGATLLGRMEKESVESVHGLVQLRSPIKSGRKKDFDIDLPPGKGQSIEKPFPVDFTTTTESPASPLKSCSSDANSRLSSSSAELELVPEPPPRGVANILINPPPLPPKKQGARGAVKPPPRPPHTEGYFHYDFPEREHPVPVISKDRNKSPLKDARSHFDDNFSPPLHLSTKSDLIGSMTTSTFEDSFSSMVPTTNLSTFFTPTTASTTTKKAKPSLDITLSQLTSSNLNELANSLGMTVQELTSLTLQQLTDCLATLSAKEFPSNDKDEPVGRQERIPTTKSQPFPDTVQSKSYIESQAFTKVVTDQEPKSDATYDKYAVFRELLELEQMERNEEVMQDSVEEEVSEAMKETFENASSEPEDESKPESIVSLVNLTVKLPPSNEDLATEEMPNANDETNEPSSSSASEKAQSVETETTTRMSITEVEIVTEFVTKQSIEVGEESDRRDSMADDEETEQAEKTNDVHEESDKPATESNPEEPNGTLAVEKPGVVKSSISTSSDRYAALREIIGEPEPLPKQNEEDGSNSAQVSPVLSSSTQSKGIAEVELLNLFSDTPPSSSSPKKQVKKEDDLKTMDIFEEIKMLSTGTHTAKGKRSTISEDIFCPFAELKQEPDDGKDDANWAKFDTGLFVSERPCCEDTPSISGTSPWSPDGREFQREPSFKGGVYRQSGDSDNEWKDEEESEESNGRTRGDRFWCSRHPRFDVPAFGDRSFYEEAGSVPGNKRDRSFRDRMVKKPRDAAWIKNPGYRPRDPSSWHDESQWDEESRRYPHRKMQYKDEEVQYEAHWKCRPQPQRCNWAHEPFYDNERKRKLALWNEEDRFGSQKSMGYDEEDRWYRSKYERKRWEEDARFWNRKSGPPDPDYPTRESYYYYREGRERPHDYPSTWDTEYGSDRPGDDSPRYNLSCRKRHWPKRPNSANEGRNTDILYTESRGKFDTSRSECSDNDSDPYLRQSQRSRSRESYWGSDQEYDSWGERPYWSEGPDTKSESLHRKRIPRHKPRPHPKTQSPFEDDFAQSVEHVDPSGVESLAAVEPRIRTDQNDQKPPSTSPSSSKRYAKDLPRKEIQREYSKRSSYFEDDLTPTASASSDASDRQRIPSDLKATPEELPCDSKDAHQAADGFVSEDSGRDSFFNGDLRYDDDAFAFKSEMEDNVPERATTLPLKNHSRQGKYGPGNNNNNNNNNKSRGDQYIRKSESVNIFVRENDPFDDDDFFN is encoded by the exons ATGCAGACCTTACGGAAGAAAAACAGTCCGCGCAAGT TCAAGTTCGAACCAACCCGATTTCTTGGGGAGGGTGTGTCGTTCAAGGCAAAGTTGATTGGCATATTGGAAGTGTCGGAAGCGAGCGGGGACCGAATGTGCCAAGAAGCTTTGGCGGACCTGAAGATGGCGATTCGAGCCGCTGGTGAACACAAACAACGAATCTCCATCCAGGTCAGCATCGATGGAGTACGCTTACGGGACGAAAAGTCTGGG GACTGTCTGTATCACCATCCTGTGCACAAGATATCCTTCATCGCTCAGGATACCAGCGATTCGAGGGCGTTCGGATACATTTTCGGTTCACCTGATACTGGACATCGTTTCTTCGGCATAAAAACTGATAAAGCTGCGAGCCAA GTAGCGATCGCTATGAACGACCTGTTTCAAGTGGTCTTCGagctgaaaaagaaagaaatcgagCTAACGAAGCAACACTTGGAGCAGAATGCCATAAGTGTTATTAAGTTTCACACTCGTGGCATCTTCACCGAACCTACACCAGACACCAAA GGTGCAGCAGGAACCGAGTCCTCTCTTCATCGAGCAAAGAGCACGAATCCGGAGGTAGACAAACAACctgagaaaagaaacgaatctcAAAGTGGTGTAATAGCGGATTTATTAGACTTACAGTTTGAACTAAATTCTCTGCAGCAAGGAATCCATCACATGGACAAAATCACTCCCGAAAATCCACCGCCGTCCGCAGACAGCCTCTTTGAACCTGACCCGTTTGGTGATTCATTCGCAAACATGAAG TTGGAAGACACCGTGCGGCCTATTTTGCCCCCACCGCCATCAGGCTCGAAAAGAGGTCATTTGGAGCGACAGGCAACGATTCCAGGTCCCCAATCGTCGGTCACGTCGAGTCCAGCGACTACTTTGACGAGCAAAACACCTCCTCTTCAAGGTTCGGTTCAATGGTTCGACAAGGATGCTGAAAACCTTTTCAGTGATAACGAGGTCACCAGTTCGGCCAAGAGTACACCAGTAAAGAAGGAACAGGACGAg GCCCAGGCCCAGGCCAAGAGTCCCCAGATAGACGTTTTCACGGAGCTGGACCCCCTAGGCACAGGCCTGATAAAACCATACGTAGACAAGAAGGACTTTTTTCAACACCTGAAGAACCCCCCGAAGAAGGTCCTGAAAGACCTGGTGTCCACCAACTCGGCCGACACGTTCCCCACGAACTTCAGCGGCGGTTCCGATTCCGCGGACTCGGAGAACCAGGTACGAAACGACTTGCTGTCGACGGACAGCCAGTTCGACGACAGTAACTTCGCGAATTTCGACCGATTCGACGAAACCGAGGCGGTTCAGCCAGCCTTCGGCCGCTCCGAATCGTCGCGAAGAACGGAAACTGGTCCTAAGTCGGCTCAGCATCAACCGCTCTCAGTGTCTCTGCCACCCGAAGAGTCTTCTGCTACGAGTGCGCCTGCTATTTCATTAGGGGGCGCTACGCTGCTCGGTCGAATGGAAAAAGAGTCGGTTGAGTCTGTGCATGGGTTGGTCCAGCTTCGAAGTCCCATAAAGTCAGGACGCAAGAAGGATTTCGACATAGACCTGCCTCCTGGTAAAGGCCAGTCCATAGAGAAGCCGTTCCCTGTAGACTTCACGACGACGACCGAGTCGCCAGCGTCGCCCTTGAAATCTTGTTCCTCTGACGCGAATTCTCGACTCTCCAGTTCGTCTGCGGAGCTGGAGCTGGTCCCAGAGCCTCCTCCTCGAGGAGTGGCTAATATCCTGATCAATCCACCGCCCCTGCCTCCGAAGAAGCAGGGCGCCAGAGGTGCCGTGAAACCTCCACCGAGACCACCTCATACCGAGGGCTACTTTCACTATGATTTCCCTGAACGAGAGCACCCAGTGCCTGTCATATCGAAAGACAGGAACAAGAGTCCTCTGAAGGACGCCAGAAGTCACTTCGACGACAACTTCAGCCCCCCTCTTCACCTGTCCACTAAATCAGATTTAATTGGATCGATGACTACGTCTACATTCGAAGATTCCTTCAGCTCCATGGTGCCTACGACGAACCTGTCCACGTTCTTCACCCCCACGACCGCATCTACCACGACGAAGAAGGCGAAACCTTCTTTGGACATCACGCTGAGTCAATTGACGTCCTCGAATTTGAACGAGTTGGCTAACAGTCTTGGTATGACGGTACAGGAGCTGACAAGCTTGACTCTTCAGCAACTGACAGACTGCTTGGCGACCTTGTCAGCTAAAGAGTTTCCTTCGAACGACAAGGACGAACCTGTGGGGAGACAGGAACGAATTCCGACCACGAAGTCGCAGCCTTTCCCAGATACCGTGCAATCCAAGTCCTACATCGAATCTCAAGCCTTCACCAAGGTAGTCACCGACCAGGAACCTAAGTCTGACGCTACTTACGACAAGTACGCGGTGTTTCGTGAACTGTTGGAGCTGGAGCAGATGGAGAGGAACGAGGAGGTGATGCAAGATTCAGTCGAAGAGGAAGTATCTGAAGCTATGAAGGAAACCTTTGAAAATGCTAGTTCAGAGCCTGAGGACGAAAGCAAGCCCGAGAGCATAGTCTCCTTGGTGAACCTGACGGTGAAGCTTCCCCCGAGCAACGAGGACCTGGCCACGGAGGAAATGCCTAACGCAAACGATGAAACGAACGAGCCTTCGTCGAGCTCTGCCAGTGAGAAAGCTCAGTCTGTTGAAACGGAAACTACCACTAGGATGTCCATAACGGAAGTGGAAATCGTGACAGAATTCGTGACAAAACAGAGCATAGAGGTCGGTGAAGAGTCTGATAGAAGGGATTCTATGGCGGACGATGAAGAAACGGAGCAAGCTGAGAAAACCAACGACGTTCACGAAGAATCCGATAAACCTGCCACAGAGAGCAACCCTGAAGAGCCAAATGGGACCCTAGCCGTAGAGAAACCAGGGGTGGTGAAGTCCTCCATATCGACCTCCAGCGACAGGTACGCTGCCCTACGCGAGATCATCGGCGAACCCGAGCCGTTGCCTAAGCAGAACGAAGAAGATGGGTCCAACTCTGCGCAGGTGTCCCCTGTGCTTTCATCGTCGACTCAGTCGAAAGGTATAGCTGAAGTGGAGCTGCTGAACCTGTTCTCCGACACGCCACCTTCGTCATCCAGTCCGAAGAAACAGGTGAAGAAGGAGGACGATTTGAAGACAATGGACATCTTCGAGGAGATAAAGATGTTGAGTACGGGAACACATACAGCAAAAGGAAAAAGGTCTACTATTTCAGAGGACATTTTCTGTCCTTTCGCGGAGCTGAAGCAGGAGCCTGATGACGGTAAGGACGATGCTAATTGGGCAAAGTTCGACACAGGATTGTTCGTTTCGGAGCGACCGTGTTGCGAGGACACTCCGTCGATCAGTGGCACGTCACCGTGGTCACCAGATGGTAGGGAGTTCCAGAGGGAACCATCGTTCAAGGGTGGTGTCTACAGACAGTCAGGAGATAGCGACAACGAGTGGaaggacgaagaagaaagCGAAGAGAGCAACGGAAGAACGAGAGGAGATAGATTCTGGTGCAGCAGGCATCCTCGATTCGACGTGCCAGCTTTTGGCGACAGATCGTTCTACGAGGAGGCTGGGTCGGTTCCTGGGAACAAGAGAGATAGAAGTTTTCGAGATAGGATGGTGAAGAAGCCTCGCGACGCGGCGTGGATCAAGAACCCTGGATACAGGCCACGCGACCCCTCTTCCTGGCACGACGAAAGCCAGTGGGACGAGGAGTCCAGACGCTACCCTCATCGGAAGATGCAGTACAAAGACGAAGAGGTCCAATACGAAGCGCACTGGAAGTGCAGACCGCAGCCACAACGTTGCAACTGGGCACACGAGCCATTCTATGACAATGAGAGGAAGAGAAAGCTAGCGTTGTGGAACGAAGAGGACAGGTTTGGCAGCCAGAAGAGCATGGGTTACGACGAAGAGGACAGGTGGTACAGGTCCAAGTACGAGAGAAAAAGGTGGGAGGAGGACGCTAGATTCTGGAACAGGAAGTCAGGCCCACCTGACCCCGATTATCCTACCAGAGAGAGCTATTACTATTATCGAGAAGGCAGGGAAAGGCCACATGACTATCCAAGTACCTGGGATACTGAATACGGTTCAGATCGACCCGGAGACGACTCGCCTAGGTACAATCTATCCTGTAGGAAAAGGCACTGGCCCAAGAGGCCCAACAGCGCCAACGAGGGCCGCAACACGGACATACTTTATACAGAATCACGAGGGAAATTCGACACGTCCAGGTCGGAGTGCAGTGACAACGATTCCGATCCTTACCTACGACAGTCTCAACGCTCGAGAAGCCGCGAGAGTTATTGGGGCAGCGACCAGGAATACGACAGCTGGGGCGAGAGGCCCTACTGGTCCGAAGGGCCTGACACAAAGAGCGAGAGTCTCCATCGCAAGAGAATCCCCAGGCACAAGCCCAGACCGCATCCAAAGACTCAGAGCCCCTTCGAAGACGACTTTGCACAAAGCGTGGAACACGTGGACCCTTCTGGTGTCGAATCTTTGGCTGCTGTCGAGCCACGGATCCGTACGGATCAGAACGACCAGAAACCACCGTCGACGAGCCCTTCTTCTAGTAAGAGGTACGCCAAGGACCTACCCAGGAAGGAGATCCAAAGGGAGTACAGCAAGAGGTCCAGTTACTTCGAAGATGACCTCACGCCCACGGCTAGCGCTTCCAGCGATGCGTCTGATCGTCAGAGGATACCCTCTGACCTCAAGGCCACCCCTGAAGAGCTACCCTGCGACAGCAAGGACGCGCACCAAGCAGCAGATGGTTTTGTTTCGGAGGACAGCGGTCGAGATTCATTCTTCAACGGTGATCTGAGATACGACGACGACGCATTCGCGTTTAAATCTGAAATGGAGGATAATGTACCCGAGAGGGCCACCACGTTGCCCCTGAAGAACCACAGTCGACAGGGCAAGTACGGTCCTGggaacaacaacaataataataacaataacaagtCGCGAGGGGATCAGTACATCAGGAAGTCGGAGTCGGTGAACATATTCGTCAGGGAGAACGATCCattcgacgacgacgacttCTTCAACTGA
- the LOC128873106 gene encoding uncharacterized protein LOC128873106 isoform X4: MQTLRKKNSPRKFKFEPTRFLGEGVSFKAKLIGILEVSEASGDRMCQEALADLKMAIRAAGEHKQRISIQVSIDGVRLRDEKSGDCLYHHPVHKISFIAQDTSDSRAFGYIFGSPDTGHRFFGIKTDKAASQVAIAMNDLFQVVFELKKKEIELTKQHLEQNAISVIKFHTRGIFTEPTPDTKGAAGTESSLHRAKSTNPEQGIHHMDKITPENPPPSADSLFEPDPFGDSFANMKLEDTVRPILPPPPSGSKRGHLERQATIPGPQSSVTSSPATTLTSKTPPLQGSVQWFDKDAENLFSDNEVTSSAKSTPVKKEQDEAQAQAKSPQIDVFTELDPLGTGLIKPYVDKKDFFQHLKNPPKKVLKDLVSTNSADTFPTNFSGGSDSADSENQVRNDLLSTDSQFDDSNFANFDRFDETEAVQPAFGRSESSRRTETGPKSAQHQPLSVSLPPEESSATSAPAISLGGATLLGRMEKESVESVHGLVQLRSPIKSGRKKDFDIDLPPGKGQSIEKPFPVDFTTTTESPASPLKSCSSDANSRLSSSSAELELVPEPPPRGVANILINPPPLPPKKQGARGAVKPPPRPPHTEGYFHYDFPEREHPVPVISKDRNKSPLKDARSHFDDNFSPPLHLSTKSDLIGSMTTSTFEDSFSSMVPTTNLSTFFTPTTASTTTKKAKPSLDITLSQLTSSNLNELANSLGMTVQELTSLTLQQLTDCLATLSAKEFPSNDKDEPVGRQERIPTTKSQPFPDTVQSKSYIESQAFTKVVTDQEPKSDATYDKYAVFRELLELEQMERNEEVMQDSVEEEVSEAMKETFENASSEPEDESKPESIVSLVNLTVKLPPSNEDLATEEMPNANDETNEPSSSSASEKAQSVETETTTRMSITEVEIVTEFVTKQSIEVGEESDRRDSMADDEETEQAEKTNDVHEESDKPATESNPEEPNGTLAVEKPGVVKSSISTSSDRYAALREIIGEPEPLPKQNEEDGSNSAQVSPVLSSSTQSKGIAEVELLNLFSDTPPSSSSPKKQVKKEDDLKTMDIFEEIKMLSTGTHTAKGKRSTISEDIFCPFAELKQEPDDGKDDANWAKFDTGLFVSERPCCEDTPSISGTSPWSPDGREFQREPSFKGGVYRQSGDSDNEWKDEEESEESNGRTRGDRFWCSRHPRFDVPAFGDRSFYEEAGSVPGNKRDRSFRDRMVKKPRDAAWIKNPGYRPRDPSSWHDESQWDEESRRYPHRKMQYKDEEVQYEAHWKCRPQPQRCNWAHEPFYDNERKRKLALWNEEDRFGSQKSMGYDEEDRWYRSKYERKRWEEDARFWNRKSGPPDPDYPTRESYYYYREGRERPHDYPSTWDTEYGSDRPGDDSPRYNLSCRKRHWPKRPNSANEGRNTDILYTESRGKFDTSRSECSDNDSDPYLRQSQRSRSRESYWGSDQEYDSWGERPYWSEGPDTKSESLHRKRIPRHKPRPHPKTQSPFEDDFAQSVEHVDPSGVESLAAVEPRIRTDQNDQKPPSTSPSSSKRYAKDLPRKEIQREYSKRSSYFEDDLTPTASASSDASDRQRIPSDLKATPEELPCDSKDAHQAADGFVSEDSGRDSFFNGDLRYDDDAFAFKSEMEDNVPERATTLPLKNHSRQGKYGPGNNNNNNNNNKSRGDQYIRKSESVNIFVRENDPFDDDDFFN, encoded by the exons ATGCAGACCTTACGGAAGAAAAACAGTCCGCGCAAGT TCAAGTTCGAACCAACCCGATTTCTTGGGGAGGGTGTGTCGTTCAAGGCAAAGTTGATTGGCATATTGGAAGTGTCGGAAGCGAGCGGGGACCGAATGTGCCAAGAAGCTTTGGCGGACCTGAAGATGGCGATTCGAGCCGCTGGTGAACACAAACAACGAATCTCCATCCAGGTCAGCATCGATGGAGTACGCTTACGGGACGAAAAGTCTGGG GACTGTCTGTATCACCATCCTGTGCACAAGATATCCTTCATCGCTCAGGATACCAGCGATTCGAGGGCGTTCGGATACATTTTCGGTTCACCTGATACTGGACATCGTTTCTTCGGCATAAAAACTGATAAAGCTGCGAGCCAA GTAGCGATCGCTATGAACGACCTGTTTCAAGTGGTCTTCGagctgaaaaagaaagaaatcgagCTAACGAAGCAACACTTGGAGCAGAATGCCATAAGTGTTATTAAGTTTCACACTCGTGGCATCTTCACCGAACCTACACCAGACACCAAA GGTGCAGCAGGAACCGAGTCCTCTCTTCATCGAGCAAAGAGCACGAATCCGGAG CAAGGAATCCATCACATGGACAAAATCACTCCCGAAAATCCACCGCCGTCCGCAGACAGCCTCTTTGAACCTGACCCGTTTGGTGATTCATTCGCAAACATGAAG TTGGAAGACACCGTGCGGCCTATTTTGCCCCCACCGCCATCAGGCTCGAAAAGAGGTCATTTGGAGCGACAGGCAACGATTCCAGGTCCCCAATCGTCGGTCACGTCGAGTCCAGCGACTACTTTGACGAGCAAAACACCTCCTCTTCAAGGTTCGGTTCAATGGTTCGACAAGGATGCTGAAAACCTTTTCAGTGATAACGAGGTCACCAGTTCGGCCAAGAGTACACCAGTAAAGAAGGAACAGGACGAg GCCCAGGCCCAGGCCAAGAGTCCCCAGATAGACGTTTTCACGGAGCTGGACCCCCTAGGCACAGGCCTGATAAAACCATACGTAGACAAGAAGGACTTTTTTCAACACCTGAAGAACCCCCCGAAGAAGGTCCTGAAAGACCTGGTGTCCACCAACTCGGCCGACACGTTCCCCACGAACTTCAGCGGCGGTTCCGATTCCGCGGACTCGGAGAACCAGGTACGAAACGACTTGCTGTCGACGGACAGCCAGTTCGACGACAGTAACTTCGCGAATTTCGACCGATTCGACGAAACCGAGGCGGTTCAGCCAGCCTTCGGCCGCTCCGAATCGTCGCGAAGAACGGAAACTGGTCCTAAGTCGGCTCAGCATCAACCGCTCTCAGTGTCTCTGCCACCCGAAGAGTCTTCTGCTACGAGTGCGCCTGCTATTTCATTAGGGGGCGCTACGCTGCTCGGTCGAATGGAAAAAGAGTCGGTTGAGTCTGTGCATGGGTTGGTCCAGCTTCGAAGTCCCATAAAGTCAGGACGCAAGAAGGATTTCGACATAGACCTGCCTCCTGGTAAAGGCCAGTCCATAGAGAAGCCGTTCCCTGTAGACTTCACGACGACGACCGAGTCGCCAGCGTCGCCCTTGAAATCTTGTTCCTCTGACGCGAATTCTCGACTCTCCAGTTCGTCTGCGGAGCTGGAGCTGGTCCCAGAGCCTCCTCCTCGAGGAGTGGCTAATATCCTGATCAATCCACCGCCCCTGCCTCCGAAGAAGCAGGGCGCCAGAGGTGCCGTGAAACCTCCACCGAGACCACCTCATACCGAGGGCTACTTTCACTATGATTTCCCTGAACGAGAGCACCCAGTGCCTGTCATATCGAAAGACAGGAACAAGAGTCCTCTGAAGGACGCCAGAAGTCACTTCGACGACAACTTCAGCCCCCCTCTTCACCTGTCCACTAAATCAGATTTAATTGGATCGATGACTACGTCTACATTCGAAGATTCCTTCAGCTCCATGGTGCCTACGACGAACCTGTCCACGTTCTTCACCCCCACGACCGCATCTACCACGACGAAGAAGGCGAAACCTTCTTTGGACATCACGCTGAGTCAATTGACGTCCTCGAATTTGAACGAGTTGGCTAACAGTCTTGGTATGACGGTACAGGAGCTGACAAGCTTGACTCTTCAGCAACTGACAGACTGCTTGGCGACCTTGTCAGCTAAAGAGTTTCCTTCGAACGACAAGGACGAACCTGTGGGGAGACAGGAACGAATTCCGACCACGAAGTCGCAGCCTTTCCCAGATACCGTGCAATCCAAGTCCTACATCGAATCTCAAGCCTTCACCAAGGTAGTCACCGACCAGGAACCTAAGTCTGACGCTACTTACGACAAGTACGCGGTGTTTCGTGAACTGTTGGAGCTGGAGCAGATGGAGAGGAACGAGGAGGTGATGCAAGATTCAGTCGAAGAGGAAGTATCTGAAGCTATGAAGGAAACCTTTGAAAATGCTAGTTCAGAGCCTGAGGACGAAAGCAAGCCCGAGAGCATAGTCTCCTTGGTGAACCTGACGGTGAAGCTTCCCCCGAGCAACGAGGACCTGGCCACGGAGGAAATGCCTAACGCAAACGATGAAACGAACGAGCCTTCGTCGAGCTCTGCCAGTGAGAAAGCTCAGTCTGTTGAAACGGAAACTACCACTAGGATGTCCATAACGGAAGTGGAAATCGTGACAGAATTCGTGACAAAACAGAGCATAGAGGTCGGTGAAGAGTCTGATAGAAGGGATTCTATGGCGGACGATGAAGAAACGGAGCAAGCTGAGAAAACCAACGACGTTCACGAAGAATCCGATAAACCTGCCACAGAGAGCAACCCTGAAGAGCCAAATGGGACCCTAGCCGTAGAGAAACCAGGGGTGGTGAAGTCCTCCATATCGACCTCCAGCGACAGGTACGCTGCCCTACGCGAGATCATCGGCGAACCCGAGCCGTTGCCTAAGCAGAACGAAGAAGATGGGTCCAACTCTGCGCAGGTGTCCCCTGTGCTTTCATCGTCGACTCAGTCGAAAGGTATAGCTGAAGTGGAGCTGCTGAACCTGTTCTCCGACACGCCACCTTCGTCATCCAGTCCGAAGAAACAGGTGAAGAAGGAGGACGATTTGAAGACAATGGACATCTTCGAGGAGATAAAGATGTTGAGTACGGGAACACATACAGCAAAAGGAAAAAGGTCTACTATTTCAGAGGACATTTTCTGTCCTTTCGCGGAGCTGAAGCAGGAGCCTGATGACGGTAAGGACGATGCTAATTGGGCAAAGTTCGACACAGGATTGTTCGTTTCGGAGCGACCGTGTTGCGAGGACACTCCGTCGATCAGTGGCACGTCACCGTGGTCACCAGATGGTAGGGAGTTCCAGAGGGAACCATCGTTCAAGGGTGGTGTCTACAGACAGTCAGGAGATAGCGACAACGAGTGGaaggacgaagaagaaagCGAAGAGAGCAACGGAAGAACGAGAGGAGATAGATTCTGGTGCAGCAGGCATCCTCGATTCGACGTGCCAGCTTTTGGCGACAGATCGTTCTACGAGGAGGCTGGGTCGGTTCCTGGGAACAAGAGAGATAGAAGTTTTCGAGATAGGATGGTGAAGAAGCCTCGCGACGCGGCGTGGATCAAGAACCCTGGATACAGGCCACGCGACCCCTCTTCCTGGCACGACGAAAGCCAGTGGGACGAGGAGTCCAGACGCTACCCTCATCGGAAGATGCAGTACAAAGACGAAGAGGTCCAATACGAAGCGCACTGGAAGTGCAGACCGCAGCCACAACGTTGCAACTGGGCACACGAGCCATTCTATGACAATGAGAGGAAGAGAAAGCTAGCGTTGTGGAACGAAGAGGACAGGTTTGGCAGCCAGAAGAGCATGGGTTACGACGAAGAGGACAGGTGGTACAGGTCCAAGTACGAGAGAAAAAGGTGGGAGGAGGACGCTAGATTCTGGAACAGGAAGTCAGGCCCACCTGACCCCGATTATCCTACCAGAGAGAGCTATTACTATTATCGAGAAGGCAGGGAAAGGCCACATGACTATCCAAGTACCTGGGATACTGAATACGGTTCAGATCGACCCGGAGACGACTCGCCTAGGTACAATCTATCCTGTAGGAAAAGGCACTGGCCCAAGAGGCCCAACAGCGCCAACGAGGGCCGCAACACGGACATACTTTATACAGAATCACGAGGGAAATTCGACACGTCCAGGTCGGAGTGCAGTGACAACGATTCCGATCCTTACCTACGACAGTCTCAACGCTCGAGAAGCCGCGAGAGTTATTGGGGCAGCGACCAGGAATACGACAGCTGGGGCGAGAGGCCCTACTGGTCCGAAGGGCCTGACACAAAGAGCGAGAGTCTCCATCGCAAGAGAATCCCCAGGCACAAGCCCAGACCGCATCCAAAGACTCAGAGCCCCTTCGAAGACGACTTTGCACAAAGCGTGGAACACGTGGACCCTTCTGGTGTCGAATCTTTGGCTGCTGTCGAGCCACGGATCCGTACGGATCAGAACGACCAGAAACCACCGTCGACGAGCCCTTCTTCTAGTAAGAGGTACGCCAAGGACCTACCCAGGAAGGAGATCCAAAGGGAGTACAGCAAGAGGTCCAGTTACTTCGAAGATGACCTCACGCCCACGGCTAGCGCTTCCAGCGATGCGTCTGATCGTCAGAGGATACCCTCTGACCTCAAGGCCACCCCTGAAGAGCTACCCTGCGACAGCAAGGACGCGCACCAAGCAGCAGATGGTTTTGTTTCGGAGGACAGCGGTCGAGATTCATTCTTCAACGGTGATCTGAGATACGACGACGACGCATTCGCGTTTAAATCTGAAATGGAGGATAATGTACCCGAGAGGGCCACCACGTTGCCCCTGAAGAACCACAGTCGACAGGGCAAGTACGGTCCTGggaacaacaacaataataataacaataacaagtCGCGAGGGGATCAGTACATCAGGAAGTCGGAGTCGGTGAACATATTCGTCAGGGAGAACGATCCattcgacgacgacgacttCTTCAACTGA